Proteins encoded within one genomic window of Alteribacter populi:
- a CDS encoding VOC family protein, with translation MKRVIPHIIIENCKEAIEYYQEIFGGEIKNVQLADGIEMFKGHEGKYIHSELYINGGCIIYFVDVFNQKLNQGNNIQFALELDNEVEINKLYDSLSKEGQVKMELQDTFWNSKFAIVTDKHGITWELNFPK, from the coding sequence ATGAAAAGAGTCATTCCACACATCATTATTGAAAATTGTAAAGAGGCAATTGAGTATTATCAGGAGATTTTCGGCGGTGAAATAAAAAATGTTCAATTGGCAGATGGTATCGAAATGTTTAAGGGACATGAAGGAAAATATATTCACAGTGAACTATATATAAACGGTGGTTGTATTATTTATTTTGTTGACGTATTTAATCAAAAGCTAAATCAAGGCAACAACATCCAATTTGCTTTAGAGCTTGACAATGAAGTGGAGATTAACAAATTATACGATTCCTTATCTAAGGAAGGACAAGTTAAAATGGAGTTACAAGACACCTTTTGGAATTCTAAATTTGCAATCGTCACGGATAAACACGGTATTACATGGGAGCTAAACTTCCCGAAATAA
- a CDS encoding ABC transporter permease: MKSVFLLQWQRFRRAPVLVLSMMILTIAFVAVLGGFGSVNTLTVPTYSDTSLSEEEREFWLDRLNESDSFEFRWTEGAEAKQSVVEGSTSVAVQIMEDDYRMLVAADDQNRYLVEGYVNQIYSEELRLKEAEQYAVESSFREEVGSYMEEPAIAVVTTSVEGEEGTFQYNEQLQMLFGMTLFFSIYTIMFSLLTIVEEKRGGTWNRLIISPLHKWQIYLGHLLYCFIVGYAQIILIIVFFHYVFGFDIGDRFGTILIITACYTFAIVALGMLLMGLVNSTQQLQAVIPIVSTAIAMLGGAFWPIEVVTNEIMLALSKGVPMLYAIDALKGAAIYDRGLLELGEPLSIMLLFGVICMGVGINLMERRSV; this comes from the coding sequence ATGAAATCTGTTTTTTTATTACAATGGCAACGCTTCCGCAGAGCACCTGTTTTAGTTTTATCTATGATGATTTTAACGATTGCATTTGTGGCTGTACTTGGCGGGTTTGGTTCAGTGAATACACTGACTGTGCCGACATATTCAGATACCTCATTGTCGGAAGAAGAGAGAGAATTTTGGCTTGATCGACTAAATGAATCGGATAGTTTTGAGTTTCGGTGGACTGAGGGGGCGGAGGCAAAGCAGTCAGTTGTTGAAGGGAGTACGAGTGTTGCTGTCCAGATAATGGAAGACGATTATCGAATGCTTGTGGCGGCAGACGATCAGAATCGATATTTAGTCGAAGGGTACGTCAATCAAATATATTCTGAAGAGCTTCGCTTAAAGGAAGCAGAACAATACGCTGTTGAAAGTAGCTTTCGTGAGGAAGTAGGAAGCTACATGGAGGAGCCAGCTATTGCGGTTGTAACAACTTCTGTGGAAGGGGAAGAAGGTACTTTCCAGTATAATGAACAATTGCAAATGTTGTTTGGAATGACGTTGTTCTTCTCTATTTACACGATTATGTTTAGTTTATTAACGATCGTTGAAGAAAAGCGAGGGGGAACCTGGAATCGTCTCATTATCTCCCCACTTCACAAATGGCAAATTTATTTAGGGCACCTGTTGTACTGCTTTATAGTTGGTTATGCACAAATAATACTCATAATCGTGTTTTTTCATTATGTGTTCGGCTTTGATATTGGAGATCGTTTCGGTACTATTTTAATTATTACGGCATGCTATACGTTTGCAATTGTTGCATTAGGTATGCTCCTCATGGGGCTAGTAAACTCAACTCAACAGCTTCAAGCTGTGATTCCGATTGTTTCAACTGCCATTGCGATGCTTGGTGGAGCGTTTTGGCCGATTGAAGTGGTTACAAACGAGATCATGCTCGCCTTATCAAAAGGGGTACCCATGTTGTATGCGATTGATGCCTTGAAAGGGGCGGCAATATATGATCGTGGCTTGCTCGAACTTGGTGAACCTCTATCAATTATGTTGCTCTTCGGTGTGATCTGTATGGGTGTAGGAATAAATTTAATGGAACGTCGCAGTGTGTGA